The following proteins are co-located in the Pedobacter sp. FW305-3-2-15-E-R2A2 genome:
- the ffh gene encoding signal recognition particle protein, producing the protein MFENLQDKLDRAFKVLKGQGSITEINVAETMKEIRKALLDADVNYKTAKSFTDEVKEKALGLNVLTAVSPGQLLTKVMNDELTALMGGEVTELDLKTNPTIILIAGLNGAGKTTFTGKLANYLKSKGKKPLLVAGDVYRPAAIDQLQILGEQIGVPVYANIGSKDPVAIAMEGIAEGKKQHNNVIIIDTAGRLAIDEEMMNEIAAVKEHTKPHEILFVVDAMTGQDAVNTAKAFNDRLDFTGVVLTKLDGDTRGGAALSIKSVVNKPIKFIGTGEKMEALDVFYPERMASRILGMGDVVSLVERAQQQFDEKEAAELQKKIRKNKFDFNDFYSQIQQIKKMGNMKDLMGMIPGVSKMMKNVEIEDDAFKNVEAIIQSMTKYERENPDSIQQSRRARIAMGSGNKIEDVTKLIKQFEDMRKVMKQFSNPAAAAKMMKNMPKMPQGRM; encoded by the coding sequence ATGTTTGAAAATTTACAGGATAAACTAGACCGTGCATTTAAAGTTTTAAAAGGACAAGGCAGTATTACAGAGATCAACGTGGCCGAGACCATGAAAGAAATCCGTAAGGCTTTATTGGATGCCGACGTAAATTACAAAACAGCGAAAAGCTTCACCGATGAGGTGAAAGAAAAAGCGCTGGGCTTAAATGTACTTACTGCTGTTTCTCCAGGTCAGTTGCTGACCAAAGTAATGAACGATGAGCTGACTGCCTTAATGGGTGGTGAGGTAACAGAGTTAGACCTTAAAACAAATCCAACTATCATACTGATTGCCGGACTGAATGGTGCCGGTAAAACAACTTTCACAGGAAAACTGGCCAATTATCTGAAAAGTAAAGGCAAGAAACCACTATTGGTGGCAGGCGACGTATACCGTCCGGCAGCGATAGACCAGTTACAGATCCTTGGAGAGCAGATTGGAGTTCCTGTTTATGCAAATATTGGTTCGAAGGATCCGGTAGCGATTGCAATGGAGGGTATTGCTGAAGGAAAGAAACAGCACAACAATGTAATTATTATAGATACGGCCGGTCGTTTAGCGATAGACGAGGAGATGATGAACGAGATCGCCGCCGTAAAAGAACATACTAAACCGCACGAAATCCTGTTTGTTGTTGATGCCATGACCGGACAGGATGCGGTTAATACAGCAAAAGCATTTAACGACAGGTTAGACTTTACCGGGGTGGTGTTAACCAAACTGGATGGTGATACCCGTGGTGGTGCAGCCTTATCGATCAAATCGGTGGTGAATAAACCGATCAAATTTATCGGTACCGGTGAGAAAATGGAAGCCCTGGATGTATTCTATCCTGAAAGGATGGCTTCACGTATTTTGGGTATGGGTGATGTGGTTTCCCTTGTTGAGCGTGCGCAACAGCAGTTTGATGAGAAAGAAGCGGCAGAACTTCAAAAGAAAATCCGTAAGAACAAGTTTGATTTCAACGATTTCTATAGCCAGATTCAGCAGATCAAGAAGATGGGTAACATGAAAGACCTGATGGGCATGATTCCGGGCGTGAGCAAAATGATGAAAAATGTGGAGATAGAAGACGATGCTTTCAAGAATGTGGAAGCTATCATTCAGTCTATGACCAAGTACGAGCGTGAAAACCCAGACAGCATTCAGCAGAGCAGACGCGCAAGGATTGCCATGGGTTCCGGAAATAAAATTGAGGACGTGACCAAACTGATCAAACAGTTTGAAGACATGCGTAAAGTAATGAAGCAGTTCTCTAATCCTGCAGCAGCAGCAAAAATGATGAAAAATATGCCTAAAATGCCTCAGGGAAGAATGTAA
- a CDS encoding HAD hydrolase-like protein, with product MTPSVIFDLDQTLVDTRHLAHLRKAGSWNQAYSEIKKLKSYDKIDDIFNSLSKNSIKIIIITMSPSSYCSRVIDHFGWNVAGKICYHDVKPNLKPHPEPFFKAVRDYQLDPERTISAGDNAIDIIASNRANIPSIACSWDSDDVATLLASNPTFHASSPDDLFMQVTKFHNLTQ from the coding sequence ATGACACCTTCAGTGATATTTGATCTAGATCAAACGCTAGTTGATACAAGACATTTAGCGCATCTTAGAAAAGCAGGCAGTTGGAATCAGGCGTATAGTGAAATAAAAAAGTTAAAGAGTTATGATAAGATAGATGATATTTTTAATTCTTTGAGCAAAAACTCAATTAAGATTATTATAATAACAATGTCACCATCAAGCTACTGTTCTAGGGTCATTGATCATTTTGGTTGGAATGTCGCAGGGAAAATCTGTTACCATGACGTAAAGCCTAATTTAAAACCTCATCCTGAGCCTTTTTTTAAAGCAGTACGAGATTATCAATTAGACCCAGAAAGAACAATATCAGCAGGTGACAATGCTATCGATATCATCGCATCTAATAGGGCAAATATTCCATCAATAGCTTGTTCCTGGGATTCTGATGATGTAGCAACTTTACTGGCTTCAAATCCTACTTTTCATGCTTCCAGTCCTGATGATTTATTTATGCAGGTGACCAAATTCCATAATCTAACGCAATAA
- a CDS encoding DNA-processing protein DprA: MKLTTEYLLTLLKTPKIGQVSVKFINDNIAYKLSNIGELHEAISELKTKNAKLSIPKLEDLKQAHYNTLRVLENADRLSIKAINYNEKNYPSKLLRLSDFPVIIYLKGSIDSILSKNAVAIIGTREPSDFGLRAGRKIAGIFAENNFTIISGLAKGSDTVGHLGAVDKNLPTVAVLAAGLDSIYPSENKHLSERIIETGGSLLSEYEPGMKLHPQQLVLRDRIQAGLSDGVIVIETGIKGGTMHAVSAAKKMGMPIACLTGHPSHMSDFDKIKGNAYLIDSGASSLGSSDQINSFMLKLNPDINLENIKNAESKIGAVVNEQNIKPSNGFDENNNEKPNVPPVDLKTGGYPEKNDIGTIEVIFENIEQKISEQEPSLGEIKELILKLTEEQRETNKLLKILVSQSPKDKSSKKKPDNQSSFL, from the coding sequence ATGAAACTAACAACAGAATATCTTTTGACATTACTTAAGACACCCAAGATTGGACAGGTGTCAGTAAAATTCATTAATGATAACATTGCATATAAGCTTTCTAATATTGGGGAGTTACATGAAGCAATATCAGAGCTGAAAACTAAAAATGCAAAGCTTTCGATTCCAAAACTGGAAGACCTGAAACAAGCTCATTATAACACTTTGAGGGTGCTAGAAAATGCAGATAGACTAAGCATTAAAGCAATCAATTATAATGAGAAAAATTATCCTTCGAAATTGTTGAGGTTGAGTGATTTTCCAGTAATAATATACTTGAAAGGATCAATAGACTCGATCCTTAGCAAAAATGCAGTGGCAATAATTGGAACCCGTGAACCAAGTGACTTTGGTCTTAGAGCGGGAAGGAAGATTGCAGGAATATTTGCCGAAAATAATTTTACCATTATCAGTGGTTTAGCGAAAGGCAGTGATACAGTGGGACATTTAGGTGCTGTTGACAAAAATTTACCAACTGTGGCCGTATTAGCTGCTGGTCTTGATTCGATATATCCTAGCGAGAATAAACATCTATCTGAGCGAATAATTGAAACAGGAGGAAGTTTACTTTCTGAATATGAGCCAGGCATGAAACTTCACCCTCAGCAACTTGTTTTGCGTGATAGAATACAAGCTGGTTTATCCGATGGAGTGATTGTTATTGAAACTGGTATAAAAGGCGGAACAATGCATGCTGTATCAGCAGCAAAAAAAATGGGTATGCCAATAGCCTGCTTAACTGGACACCCGTCTCATATGAGCGATTTTGATAAAATAAAAGGGAATGCTTATCTAATAGATTCTGGTGCTAGTTCATTGGGTAGCTCTGATCAGATTAACTCATTCATGTTAAAACTAAATCCAGATATTAATTTAGAAAACATCAAAAATGCTGAATCTAAAATAGGTGCAGTTGTTAATGAACAGAATATAAAACCTTCAAATGGTTTTGATGAAAATAATAATGAAAAACCAAATGTACCACCAGTAGATTTGAAAACGGGGGGCTATCCTGAAAAGAATGATATTGGTACAATAGAAGTTATTTTTGAAAATATAGAGCAAAAAATTTCTGAACAAGAACCTAGTTTGGGAGAAATAAAGGAGCTTATTTTAAAACTTACTGAGGAACAAAGAGAAACAAACAAGCTGTTGAAAATATTAGTTTCTCAATCTCCGAAAGATAAAAGCTCAAAAAAGAAACCTGATAACCAATCTTCATTTTTATGA
- a CDS encoding phosphoribosyltransferase — MKLIGTKWKLIDFDSESIIEFLDEGILVRYKDLNDRFGDSHRWEVEDDNITLVLEKGKLQYLGKFISALRFNGKGKNNIGERWNFSAEFISANIFGAPFHLHKTKEAITYLITSSAWKLHCQDIVRKNTYLKFLKNGVVMEYHEDLTSAKKQKWELEGETITLHYGDGYSTFTGLITGNRFFGKGRNKHGVSWFFLAQRLPNNNNVFLTESGLIGSKWNLNLAKSKSSLEKQPTSKRSLLLQFSGKLSYSNEKNEQLGVDNSWEFEDDKLTVFLNKGRSSFAGEIKDDKIIGEGINSKGVKWYFDGVRVRDGVSNESKINTNALMDEFNMFTVTEYNDENKISYLSYYHRYWNIPKEVRNPDFDTHSSNILNLKNNHPSAINYFYSRLNPIISQDGITLCYVPSSDPANNSSGIRKLCQLLTQTKNRIDGTGCIVRINKIPKLANGGDRSVSVHLNSLTIQDPHLIQGKMILLLDDVTTTNNSLIACKQLLMKAGAGKVYCFALGQTS; from the coding sequence ATGAAGCTAATAGGCACAAAATGGAAACTAATCGATTTCGATTCCGAAAGTATTATTGAGTTTTTAGATGAAGGCATATTAGTTCGCTATAAAGATTTGAATGATCGATTTGGTGATAGTCACAGATGGGAGGTAGAGGATGATAATATAACTTTAGTTCTAGAGAAAGGTAAGCTACAGTATTTAGGTAAATTTATAAGTGCATTAAGATTTAACGGCAAGGGAAAGAATAATATTGGTGAGAGGTGGAACTTCTCAGCAGAATTCATCTCAGCAAATATATTTGGAGCTCCATTTCACCTTCATAAAACTAAAGAAGCAATAACCTATTTAATCACATCCTCAGCATGGAAATTACACTGCCAGGATATTGTGAGAAAGAATACGTATTTGAAGTTTTTAAAAAATGGTGTAGTAATGGAATACCATGAAGACCTTACTTCTGCAAAAAAACAAAAATGGGAATTAGAAGGAGAAACGATAACCTTACACTATGGAGACGGCTATTCAACTTTTACGGGGCTAATAACTGGTAACAGGTTTTTTGGTAAAGGAAGAAATAAGCACGGAGTGTCATGGTTTTTTTTGGCTCAAAGGTTACCCAACAATAACAACGTATTTTTGACTGAATCTGGGTTAATAGGCTCAAAATGGAACTTAAATCTAGCAAAAAGCAAATCATCGTTGGAGAAGCAACCTACTAGTAAAAGATCCTTACTCCTCCAGTTTTCTGGGAAATTATCTTATAGTAATGAAAAGAATGAGCAATTGGGAGTAGATAATTCATGGGAATTTGAGGATGATAAATTAACAGTTTTTCTAAACAAAGGAAGATCATCATTTGCAGGTGAAATTAAAGATGATAAAATAATAGGGGAGGGAATTAATAGCAAAGGTGTAAAGTGGTATTTTGATGGAGTTCGGGTGCGGGATGGTGTTTCAAATGAATCGAAAATTAATACAAACGCTCTTATGGATGAATTTAATATGTTTACGGTTACAGAGTATAATGATGAGAATAAAATCTCATACTTATCTTATTACCATCGGTATTGGAATATACCAAAGGAAGTTAGAAATCCCGACTTCGACACTCACAGCAGTAACATTTTGAACCTTAAAAATAACCACCCAAGTGCAATAAACTACTTTTATAGCCGATTAAACCCGATAATTTCACAAGATGGTATAACATTATGCTATGTGCCCTCAAGTGATCCTGCTAACAATAGTTCTGGTATTAGAAAATTGTGCCAATTACTTACTCAAACAAAGAATAGAATAGATGGAACAGGGTGCATTGTAAGAATAAACAAAATTCCTAAACTGGCAAATGGTGGAGATAGAAGTGTAAGTGTTCACTTAAACTCTTTAACAATTCAAGATCCTCATCTAATACAAGGAAAAATGATACTTTTACTGGATGATGTTACTACCACAAATAACTCACTAATCGCCTGTAAACAGTTGTTGATGAAAGCAGGTGCGGGTAAAGTTTATTGTTTTGCACTAGGACAAACTTCATAA
- a CDS encoding recombinase family protein: MEKAITISRCSTTETRQDVTRQTSDLMTKYKSSYEIIKNFEYYKSGLSNDEQLSEIISYAISNNIDHILFTEVSRIARRVIEILLFIQDCTKCKINVVIDNYNMHSLNADKTENVITKTMLQIGAAFAEMELKQTQQRLNSGRANYIAKGGRLGRNKDTKETKEQILDKHRDVVKFLKQGQSIRNIMKLTEKSSATVQKVKQLIAT; encoded by the coding sequence ATGGAAAAAGCTATTACTATTTCTCGTTGTTCTACAACCGAAACAAGACAAGATGTTACACGACAAACTTCTGATCTGATGACTAAATACAAAAGCAGTTATGAGATCATAAAGAATTTTGAATATTATAAATCTGGTCTTTCTAATGATGAGCAACTTTCTGAAATTATATCTTATGCAATTTCCAACAATATAGATCACATTCTTTTTACCGAAGTAAGTCGTATAGCCCGTAGGGTCATCGAAATACTGCTATTTATCCAAGACTGTACAAAGTGCAAAATAAACGTTGTAATTGACAACTATAACATGCATAGCCTAAATGCTGATAAAACAGAGAATGTAATTACTAAGACCATGCTACAGATAGGTGCTGCATTTGCAGAAATGGAGTTAAAGCAGACGCAACAAAGACTTAATAGTGGTAGAGCAAACTATATTGCCAAAGGAGGAAGATTGGGGCGAAATAAGGATACCAAAGAAACAAAGGAGCAGATTTTGGATAAACATAGAGATGTTGTAAAATTCCTAAAGCAAGGACAGAGCATAAGAAACATTATGAAGTTGACCGAAAAAAGTAGCGCTACAGTTCAGAAAGTTAAACAGTTGATCGCAACGTAA
- a CDS encoding XRE family transcriptional regulator — translation MKYNPQMLKLARELRGYTQTQLSNALGVAQGTISKIEKMGFGFDDDLVLAVSKFLNIPVSFFESQDVIIPIQGEYRRKLSSSVKQLNQNNARMIVVERQLLKLLEGIEISANEIPIWDVDQEGSPSMCAQYIRKKWKLPRGRIENITNIIEYYGAIIIPVPINDMDGFSMYTANGIPLIFIGKDIPADRKRLTLAHELGHIIMHLSCKVEGDRDKEKEAFEFAAELLMPESDIKPQLVRLNLSILADLKKYWKTSMQSILVRARHLGLLNDNQWKYLWMQMGAEGYRTKEPVIFSPEQPTILKQIIDSYLEEMDYTIDEVASLVHSSTDEFKSIYLQERTAILRRAY, via the coding sequence ATGAAATATAATCCTCAAATGCTAAAACTAGCAAGGGAATTGAGAGGATATACGCAAACTCAACTTTCCAATGCCTTGGGAGTTGCTCAGGGCACTATAAGCAAAATTGAAAAAATGGGTTTTGGATTTGATGATGATCTTGTCTTAGCAGTCTCCAAATTCTTAAATATACCCGTGTCATTTTTTGAGAGTCAAGATGTCATTATTCCAATTCAGGGGGAGTATAGAAGAAAACTATCTTCGTCCGTAAAGCAACTAAATCAGAACAACGCTAGAATGATAGTTGTTGAAAGACAACTTTTAAAGCTATTGGAAGGTATTGAGATTAGTGCTAATGAGATTCCTATTTGGGATGTTGACCAAGAAGGAAGTCCATCAATGTGCGCTCAATATATCCGTAAAAAATGGAAGTTGCCAAGAGGCAGAATTGAGAATATAACTAATATTATAGAATATTACGGTGCAATAATTATTCCCGTTCCAATAAATGACATGGATGGCTTTAGCATGTATACAGCTAATGGAATACCTTTAATTTTTATAGGGAAAGATATACCTGCGGATCGCAAAAGGCTAACCTTAGCTCATGAGCTTGGACATATAATAATGCATTTATCATGTAAGGTTGAGGGCGATAGAGATAAAGAGAAAGAAGCGTTTGAGTTTGCTGCCGAATTATTAATGCCTGAATCTGATATTAAACCACAATTAGTTAGGCTGAATTTATCAATCTTAGCTGATTTAAAAAAATACTGGAAAACATCAATGCAATCTATTTTAGTAAGAGCACGACACTTAGGCTTACTAAATGACAACCAATGGAAATACCTATGGATGCAGATGGGTGCTGAAGGTTATAGGACTAAAGAACCTGTTATATTTTCACCTGAACAGCCAACGATATTAAAGCAAATCATCGATTCATATCTAGAAGAAATGGATTATACAATTGATGAAGTCGCCTCATTAGTTCATTCTTCCACTGATGAATTTAAGAGCATTTACTTACAAGAAAGAACTGCAATACTAAGAAGAGCTTATTAA